CTTAGAACATGGTCTACTAACTGATCTTAAATTCAATAATAAAGCCCTAGGcgtaatattataaagtataattaattaataggttttaaaaatatagtattaacAGActaaagattatttaaaattatatcatAGTTTttctatctaatataataaataaattatttaaaaatatttatatattatataagccGGCGGCCTACTAGCAGCTCGCTTGTAGTAGAATATAGTTGCCTGAGACAACCGTTGTTATAAAgactttataaatttagaaatagTATAAGtctttttatactatttatttttagtaatctatctagtataattGATACTGTTCGATAATTATATCTGATTTAACCTGGTCCGCTTGTTTGTTGAACAAGGTTATTATTTGACGAGGCCGTTCGCGCTCCTACAAAGGGGATCGAAATCATATTATAACTTGTAATGTATTCTATATAACTGgttattataaatatctttagAGTATAGTATATCTCTATCTTAAATAGCTATCTTAGAAGAATAACTTCATTTAAGGTAATGGCTTACCATCTACCTTTTGTAATAGGTGCAGTAACTActtattctttatatatactcttgGTGTCTAAAAGCACAAGTCAGCCTAGACCTGTAATAAGTCTAAAGAAATCAACTACTTTCCTTTGTATGAACCTTATATTTGCTAATATAAATGATATAATATATCCACCAAATAGAGACACAGAGACATAGAGCCGTGTAGCATGTTGTCACGACTCACTATTGAGATGCTATTAGTTAGGGTATATATCTAGTAAGCCAGCCGGCCTTCCTGCGATAATCGGGTACAATAGCTTTGTCTGGGCACTACCAACCAATCTAGAAATACCAATCAATCGAGCTGGAACCTTTGGTGAGATACTAGGGTATGACTCCCGGTACAAGTTGTTATGTACAACATCCGATTGTTATAGGTAATTTCCCTTACTGAACCGAGAACCAAAGTCAGCGGCCCTATTAATCATCTCCCGACGCTGGGAGTTGGTTATCTTAGAGGAGATAGCcatatccttctctttatCAAAGGGGCGACTGCTAGCATCGTCCTCCTCGAAATTTTTACATTCCTCGAGAGGTTGTAACATATTTCCAGCTGCATTTTCTTTCCGTTTTGCATCCTGGGGTTGATAAGCACTCATTAGATCAGCAATATGCTATAGTGCTTGTCATAACTCACATTGTACTTTTGGATTCTGTCCTGCATGGCCTGTGATACTCTGGCAGGTCGAGTTACTTGATCTTTGTTTGCACCAAATATGCTAACACCCATGACTTTATCTTGTAAACGTTTCATTTTTTGCTCTGGCGTTTCCGTCCAAGACGAATCTACCTCCCCTGATTGGGAATTTGATGCTGATCTTCCACTTTGAAACTTTCTACTCCTCAGTTTGGTTGGATCCACCCTTGCAGTCCTTCCACTTGACCCTGGTGGCTGTAACATCCACTCATCTCGATGACTTCGATCTTCGCCAGCATGACCTTGCTCAGTCAATGGGTCATATGGAGTGTCGCCATGTGTCTTGGCATCCACTAATTTGGTCTCCATAGGTCCCGAGGGTGGTAAACACGGACCgatgtcatcgtcgtcaCTGCTTTCATTTTCGCCATTAGAGTCTAGTGTGTCATCGTCTGCAGGATTTGATAAAGGCAATGTTGGTCCGACTACCCTCCGTCGTTTGTCGGTATTGTCAAGACCATATTCGGGATATGGTGTCGGTTGCTCGAACTTTCGTTTCTCACTTTGATCCATTGCATAAAAACAATGTGGATGGTTAAGAGGGAAGGAAATAATACCCATTCTCCTCGTGCTTATGGTTAcatataattatataatcacCTAGAGCATAACGTAATTGGTAAACGAGCGGGTCACGCAAACGAGCGGGTCAACACGCCCATTTTTCTACAcatctatttttttaagacTATTTAACTACCagctatattactaaaaatgcctaaattattaaaatcttagatagaatagaaagatagaattttattagctatattaactattaaaaaaaaattactaatatttatatagtagtttatatttttaatatatcttttataatactttaaagatatttattaaataatatattttaattaaatatatatataaataattataaaataatttttagtaaaaagaaattgcttaaataatagattctattattaaataaatatagagtattttcttaatctatatatatataaaaaatagttaatattttatttttaaagtataatactatctctttttttattactatagaaaaaaaatagatatataattttattaaatatatatctaaatttaaaatttattttatatattactataattattaatatattaaaatagagaattttaaaattttaaatatttaatttaaataaataaataaaactatttaaaaatataatataattttaaataatatatataattttaataaaatagaatttataatagatctaatagctatagctaaaattattattaaatctaatatatttaaaaaaattatttttattataattaaaaaattaaaaatagattattactataaaatatattaattttaataaataaactttatttttttatattattcttaaaaataaaatatatataaagatctaatataaaaaaaataaaattttttttaattaaagaattaaaattaattttaataactaaataaataataagattaatctatattaattataaaattattttatattttatattattaactaatctatagaaaaatactatttatttattttaaataattataataattatttaatatttttatttaattaaatctatataaaaaataatattatactaatctatatatctatatatattttttataaattttaattatttaatattattatttttttattactaaaaattttatataaaaatttaattaaatctaaaatatattataaatttaattatattaataaaattaaatttttaaaaatctattttaaaatctatataaagatttttattaataataatatatataatatttttaaaactattaatctaatttctctattttttaagtatattttttttttaattaataatttaatttaaaatctctatatctctagataatagatttaatagttaaaatagtttaatatttaaaatattttatataattaaataattaaaaaaattaaaatctatatttaaaaaactatttaaaaattaattttataattttaatttatttattaaaattaatttaaattaattaattaaaaatattaaataaactataaataatataataatattaaaatattaattagaataatattaaaccgcgtataaaaaatagcttaaaaaataaaaatattttattaaataaattatttttaaaaaagatatattaatatctaaagtctaaatttttattaaatactaaaattaaataaataaagctatatagatagatagatttctatttattaaattaatttttaaatatattttatttaaatattttagctatagtatataaaattataaaattatatattatctaaattaatagaactatttatttttatatagaaatctaaatttatagtattttaattattttaatttttaatatagcagCGCGTTGATCCGCTCGTTTGCGTGACCCGCTTATTTACCGATTACGTCAGTTAGTTAGTTAGTTAATTAGTTAACCGCACACCTTTGACTCTTAACACTAGCCGGACAACTAATTAGTTTATATCCGCGTGATTAGGTATACAACTGTAGTACTATTATCATACAGCAGTACATATACGAGTACTCAGGCAAGGATCTATAATAAAGTCTTGGATAGCTATATGTCTCTCTTATACGGTTGACTCTATCTAGTGAAAGATATGCTTtgtatttaaaatactagtactaTCAAACGTTAGTTGTTTAATGCAGGGCTGTTGGGATAAAGTCATCGGCAGATAACATCTATTCTTGGTGAAGAAGTTTAAGCCAAGTTACACTTACCTGAATGCTGAGCACAATCATTGCGCCATCCTGTAAGATACGGAGATATCATTATATTGACACTATCCCTTATGAATGTCTTATGGCAAAATGTGCATCAATATACGCGGAACATCCATTACCCTGGCATCCCGACAATTGAAATATATAGAGAGCCCTTCGAGCATTTAGTTTATTGATAAATCCCGCCTGTATCCGTATAAAGTCTTTTAACCTTCACACAGCTGCCATGATTTGCGACAAGGTTATGTTGGCTCAAAGGGAAGAGGACGAGATCTTTCACTGTATCTATGCCACATAGAGTAGCCGCGCGAGTTCAAACTTATGATGGCCCAATTAGACTGTCTAGGGATGAATTGAGAAGGCTCAGAACTCCCTATATCCCAGCATCTATCTCCATTTCATCCTCCCGATGAAGGGTATTGTTTGAATTACCAGGATCTGCGACCGTTCCCGGGTGTAAAGTGCTATTTGTGGACGGGTCTCGCCCACATTGATTTATTCTAGCCCGCTCCCTTGTCTCAATCAAGGCCTTACGCACAGTGTCTCTTTCCTTCGGTACCGTTAGTGACGCTGGTTCTCTATAGAGGACCAGCTCATTGCATATTGGCTTTGCTTCTGTGACGACGAATCTCGGGATTGCTCGCAAGTTCTCCCCGATCCCAGGCAGAAACGTGATAGAATCACTGGGAAGCTCAGTTTCTGCTATCTCACGTTCAAGGTCATGAATGTAAACCGTATGTTTTGTGTCGTCCAATATCATCATGTCATCTAAAGCTGAGAAAACATGCTGACCAACTTCGAGATTTTCTCGAATTTCTCTAGGAGTATTGCTGGTTGCTCGAGGACCTGAAGTTGTGGTGTTAGAGGATACGTTGAAGGACGGGAAAGCAAAGCACaggaaaaaagacaaaacaaaaaagaaataacaaaaagaagagacagagaCAGAGGTAAGGTATTTGAAAGAAAGGGCAGCAAtaagagagacagagagataGAAGGAGCCAAGGCCATGCATGGTAAGACATACCAATATGCAAGCAACCAAACTTTTTTGCTAGAGGCTGATCTCCATCAGGGTCACTCTCCGCGGGACGCTTTTTTCCGTGATAAACTCCCACATCAGTATGCTGCGCCATCCGAACCACAAACAGCCGGGTAACGAATTGAGAACTTTTCTGCGGAGTAATAGGACGAGTTTAATAATCTACCATCTGCTATCCTGAGCACGCGCGAAGTCAACCTGGTGCAACTGGATGCATCGCTGAGTGGGTAGCTTGATGCGAGCCCCTAAGCTTTTGAGGGATGGGCAACTGGCTTTGACTCATCTGCTGTCGCCCCCTAGGTCAAACCCCAGAACATTCTACCATCTTCAcacttcccctccccctcccccactTCGAAGTGCGTTATCTGCAAACACCATCTCAGCACCATTAAGAATGAATTCAAATATACAAAGTAGTCCAGAGTGGACTGCAAAATCTGTTCGGGATGCATTTATTCAATATTTCCAAAAAAATGGACATACTTTCGGTATACCATATACTGCATATTATATTCTCAGTCCTTCAACGAGCTAACACCGGACCGTACGACTAGTTGCATCGGCTCCTGTGGTTCCTCACTCGGATCCAACCTTGCTTTTTACGAATGCCGGAATGAATCAGTTCAAGTCGATTTTCTTAGGCACCGTGGATCCACAATCTGATTTTGCGAACCTGAAGAGCGCGGTCAATACACAAAAGGTTACTACATGAAAATTATTGTCCCCTTTAAAAGTTCCACAACTAAGTCATTCTTATAGTGCATCCGTGCCGGTGGTAAGCATAATGTAAGTGGCAAAGAGAAGACAATCTCTTTACTGTTTCTGAAAAGACTAACCGCAGCGATAATAGGATCTGGACGATGTGGGAAAGGACAGCTATCATCATGTGAGGCGATATTCAATCTCGTGCATATTATTATTACACGTACTGATAGTAGGGGACTTACAACAGACCTTCTTTGAGATGCTTGGTAACTGGAGTTTTGGCGACTACTTCAAGAAGGAAGCGATCAATTACTCTTGGGAACTCATGACAAAGATATACGGATTGGATCCTCAACGGCTATATGTTACCTACTTCGAGGGGAGCAAGGAGGGTGGCCTCTCACCCGACCTGGAAGCCAAGGAGCTATGGAAAGCAGTGGGTGTTCCGGAAGACCACATTCTTCCTGGGAATATGAAAGACAATTTCTGGGAAATGGGTGATCAGGGCCCCTGTGGACCTTGCAGCGAAATCCACTATGACAGGATTGGGGGCCGCAATGCCTCCAACCTCGTCAATCAGGATGATCCCAATGTTCTTGAGATCTGGAATAACGTTTTCATCCAGTACAACCGTGAGTCAGACCGGTCTTTGAAGCCCCTCCCGAATAAGCATGTCGACACTGGCATGGGCTTTGAGCGTTTGGTCTCGGTACTCCAAAATAAGTCATCAAATTATGACACCGATGTGTTTTCTCCGTTATTCCAAACCATTAAGGACATCACTGGAGCACGGCCGTATCAGGGACGATTTGGTGTTGAAGATGCGGACGGAATCGACACGGCCTACAGGGTTGTAGCAGATCATGTTCGAACCCTGACATTTGCCATTTCAGATGGCGTCGCACCGAATAACGAGGGCCGTGGCTATGTGATTCGTCGGGTTCTTCGCAGAGGTGCACGGTATGCCAGAAAATACTTCAGGGTCGAAAttggcaatttcttttccaaGATCGTACCGACCCTTGTGGATCAGATGGGTGACATGTTTCCAGAGGTCAAGCGGAAACAGCAAGACGTTATGGAAATActtgacgaggaagagatttcGTTTGCAAAGACTCTGGATCGTGGTGAAAGGCAATTCGAACATTATGCTCAGCAAGCTAAGGCTAAGGGAGACGATAAGCTCCACGGTGCTGATGTTTGGAGATTGTATGACACTTTTGGCTTCCCTGTCGACTTGACTCGTATTATGGCAGAGGAACGTGGCCTACGAATTGACGATACTGAGTTCGAGGAGGCTCGCTCAAGAGCTAAGGAAGCAAGTAAAGGACAGAAAAAAGCTGCCGCCGACACCGTCAAACTGGATGTTCACGATCTTGGAAAATTGGAGAAAATGAATGACGTTCCCAAAACGAACGACTCGGCCAAATTCGATAGAGGGAACATTACTGCCCAGGTCAAGGCGATCTACCATGGAAAATCCTTCCATCTTTCAACGGAGCAGATACCCGAGGGTGACCAACTTGGGCTTATACTCGATCGCACGAATTTCTATGCCGAGCAAGGCGGACAGGAAAATGACACAGGTAGAATTGTCATTGACGGACAGGCTGAGCTTGAAGTTGGCGATGTCCAGCTTTATGCTGGTTATGTCCTTCATACTGGCTTCATGAAGTATGGTTCTCTGTCTGTTGGTGATGAAGTCATTTGTGAATACGACGAACTTCGTCGGTGGCCCATCAGAAATAACCACACAGGCACGCATATTCTTAATTTCGCGCTGAAAGAGGTACTGGGAGATGGTGTGGAGCAGAAGGGCTCActtgttgctgctgagaAGCTTAGGTTTGATTTTTCTCATAAATCTCCGGTCACAGATAAAGACCTGGAAAGGATTGAGGATATATCGACCGAGTATATTCGCCAGAATTGCGCCGTCTACTCGCAGGAGGTTCCTCTCGCAACTGCCCGACAGATCTCAGGAGTTAGAGCCGTGTTCGGTGAGACCTATCCAGATCCTGTTCGTGTTGTGTCTGTAGGcgtggagctggaggagatccTCAAGAATGTTAAGGACCCTCGTTGGGAAAAAGTTAGTATTGAGTTCTGTGGCGGAACTCATGTGCAAAAGACAGGCGACATTAAGGAGCTCGTTATTCTGGAAGAGAGCGGCATTGCCAAAGGCATCCGCAGAATTATTGCAGTTACCGGAGAGGATGCTCATGAAGTGCAGCGCGTCGCTCTGGGATTCGAGAAGCGTTTGGACCGTCTTGAAGCAATGGCCCTAGGTCCTGAGAAAGAACAGGATGCCAAGCAAATTCAAGTCGACCTTAGCCAGTTATTAATCTCAGCAGTTCAAAAATCGAGGTTCCGTGAACGTTTTGCACATATCAACAAGCAAATCATTGATTCGCAAAAAGCGCAGCAAAAGCTTGAATCGAAGAAGGCGCTCGAGGCAATTACTTCATACTTCGAAAACCCTGAGAACAAAGACAAGTCGTGGCTTGTTGCTAGGCTTCCAATTTCAGCAAATGCAAAAGCTGTTAGCGAATCCCTGAACCACGTGAAGTCGAAGCTACAGGATAAAACGGTTTACGTCTTGGCCGCGGACTCTAACCAAGGTCGTGTCGTCCACGGCTGCTATATGTCAAAGGTAATATCATCGCTAGCCCGGTACTTCTTGACCCGCACTGAcgatttttattttcactAGGCAATAAGCGATCAGGGAGCTTCCGCTAGCGATTGGGCGGCTATTGTTTCTACTGCGGTTGGTGGAAAGGCTGGTGGCAAAGGGCCCACGTCTATTGGCAATGGTACTAACCCAGACAAAACTGACGAAGCTATTGCCTTGGCTTCTGATTATCTTAGCAAGTTTAAGCTTTAAGCCCTCGACGCGGTTTTCAAGTTGTGATACTCCTGGATTGTAACGACCAGGGGGGGAGAAAAGTATGGCACGAAAAAGAGCGTATAGGTGTATTAAGTGCTATAGATAGGGATCAGGAAACTCACTACATGTAATGGCTTTTTCGTTGCTTGGGAATATGGGAATTGttcactttctctcttcataTATCCTAGGACTCGAAACGACCTTTTGATCATGTATCACATCTCCCCGCACTGAATGATGGTCACGTCTTGATTAGGTTTATCCCTAGTTGTACGAGTGTTTTCAATCATTCGCACAACGTCCATTCCTTCCACTACTTGTCCAAACACCACGTGTTTATTATTTAGGAACGGTGTCGCAGTCGTTGTAATGAAGAATTGGCAACCGTTTGTGTTGGGTCCAGAATTCTGGACATGTCAGCATCACCGCTTCCCTAGGCTTTCGTACTGGGACTTACTGCCATGCTTAGTAGCCCTGGTTGATCATGCTTCAAAATGAAATTTTCATCTTGAAATCGTGGAGTGCCATAGATGGTACGAGAACCTGTGCCATCGCCATTGACGAAGTCACCACCCTGTATCATGAAATCCTTGATCTTTAATGCATTAGTCAGCCCCAGAAACATTAGTCTCGAGGATAATGTATTGTACACACAACTCTATGAAATTTGCTATTCTTATATCCTTGTGGCCGTCCTTGGGGACTTTTGCTTTCTCCTGTGCAGAACTGGCGAAAATTTTCTGCTGTTCGTGGCGTTATACTGGTGAAGAGTTCCATCTTGATACGTCCCAGTGACTCCCCTGTGAGATAAGTATGCTCAGTCTGTTTAGATCTTATTTGATGAGGCAGATTTCCCAGCGCCGTATTCTATAATCACATATCTTTAATTGAGTTGTGCTGGTGAAACGACGCTGGACATCTTCTGAAGCCGTGGGATTTCTGTCTAAGGTTGAATTCTCAATCTTATCTTCCGTACTTACCACCTAGAGTGATGTCAAAAAAGACAACAGGGTTGGGTGTCTTAGCTGAGCTCGTAACTTGGCTATCCATTTGCAGGTTTGCGCTATCAGGAAATCAGATGTGGTTGGAGGAACAACAGTGTGACGATATAAAACTTGTATGGAGAAACTTCCGCAAGTGGTAGGCATCTACAGAGTAGATAGTACTCAATCTTGAAGAGCCTCCCCATATGACTCCATAAGACCCCACTTTCAAATTAGCTTATCTAATTAAGAAAGCCAGCGAATACGTAACACCTGTCTTTCACATACGGAGTTCTCTGTATACCGCACACCTCAATCTTTATATCGTGACAAGATATTCCGTATGTACCaaactacggagtaatctTATTTCCATTCTGTTACTGAAGCATTCTACCTAGAGTATGGCTTAAGGTGTATACTGCATTTTAATAATTGTACGAAGTAATGTGAAAGGTATGATATGAAAGTCACTCAGTAGTCACTTAACACATACTTAGAAGTACCTTTTTGCTATGTCGGTAGATTGTTGCAATGCTCTGCTCATCGCTACAGGTACGGTAATGCGGGACAAAACCGAGGTACAGTacatgtacggagtacggagtactgtagAGTAATAATAAGCCACCCCGTGACCTAACAGCCATTGGCCTCGGTCACGCATTACCACCCACCTTACGGAGTAATGTGGAGTATCGTCAACGGCATTCTAGACTCAAATGCGATATACGTCCCTGGTTTACAATAAGAACCATTCTTTCAGCAGCCCCAGGCGCAGCTGCCGCCAGTGATGATCCACCGCGTTCGCATTTTGGTGTGTGCCTTGTATCGCTACCCTGAAGTAGATGAATCGGGTTGCTCCCATCGCTTTTGCGTGTTAGAGCCATAACGTTGCTTCAGGGAGTTGTTGATTTCTCGACGAAATCTCATGTCAATATTCTCGGGGATTCTAGATATATCACTCCTTAACAACCGAGACGGCCGGCACCGTTTACTACATTCAGCCCCTCCAGTATCATCACGACTACGTTTGTCAAGATGGCATCCACTGCAACAGGTCCACAACCAACTGCCACCAGTACTGATCACAACGGAGATGATAGTAGCTCAAGCCCCACGAGTTCGCCCCTCTTATTCTTCGTTGCCCTTGGTTTTGGTGTTGTATTCACGAACCTATGGTACGCCCAACTTTGCGTTATGTTTAAAATGTGCGCTAATCTAATCGACCATGTTTAGGATTATTGTGGGAGTAAAATATTGCTTCCGATATAACCAGCGAAACCGCCAATTACGCAACGAGGAAACGGGCGAGCCGATAGATTTAGTAACCATGCCTCGAACACAtaggagaaggagggaaaaaaagttgATGAGTATGGATGAAGTTAACGAACGGTTTCCACTTGTTAAATACAAAGTGTGGAGATCTTCGCGCGCGAATGAAGGCCTTCCAACCGCAGGTGGAATATCGGCACCAAATAGCAGACCCCAGAGCTTGAAAGGTGAACATAATGTTTTATCTACCACTGTTGGGGCACCCTCTTACACAACAAATTCGGCAATAAAAGGCCACCGTCGATGTGATTCAACCACGTCGCAGTTATCTATACCAGCTGAACACGCACAGACGGCCTTAGTGCAGCcgcaagagaaggagaacgCCGGTCAAGCATTTGCTGTGCTGGCTGATGGCACCCATGGCCCAGACGCAAAACAGTTACAGAATTGCAATTCCCTTGAGGATGAAGACGTTAACAACCCAATTCGCACCGCAGTACCAGCGGAACTTTTACCCAACCCAGGCGATTCGTGTGCAATTTGCCTTGATACaatcgaagatgacgatgacataCGTGGGCTTACATGTGGTCATGCTTTTCATGCATCCTGTGTCGACCCGTGGTTAACGAGTCGAAGAGCCTGTTGTCCTTTGTGCAAGGCCGATTATTATGTTCCAAAGCCTCGCTCTGATCCCGGCGGACTAACAACTAACCCAGAACGCTCAGGCCGTCGCAATACAACACGGTTGGCCGTTCCCACACAACCACAATCGGTATTTATAGGAGGACGTGTTAACCCATTTCGGAATCCCCTAGCTATATCAGATCGACAGGATCCATCGAGAAATGGAACCCAGTCGTCCCGGCTAACTGCACCGCGTTTTTGGCGAATACAAGCTCACCACTCTCAGCCTGCTAATAACCCGTCAAGCTCAGCTCCAGAGCCTTCGGACCGGCGAGATTGGAGGACTCGATTTACGCCTACTAGGTCGCTGaacctttcttttctatccTTTTCCGCTCGGAATCATTATTCAAGGGAGAGCATGCCGCACCCGACGGACACTGCACGCTCTGCGGCCGATCGGACACCTAGCCAGCTGGAAGCCCAGTCCGGCGCATGAGCAGACTCATAAATCATGTTTCGCGGATACCCTATCCAGTCCATGTCAAACGTTGCCCTTCCTCACTTCATGGCATCTGGAATGCCACTTGGCAACGGCACGATTATTTACAGCGTGCAAGATCACGCAAATACATAAATATCATTCTGTATAATACGTTGAAGTACCTCACTATTCGAAAGACAGTTTTTGTCTTGCATAAGAAGGATGTGTGAAGTTCTTGTCTAGGCACCTACATTTGTTCCAGGCTGTTGGCTTAGTAGCTCAGGCCATTATGAAAGTTATTACCCGTGGCGTGGCGTTGATGGCGCAAAGGTTCTAGGGTATTTAGGATTTTCGGGTTTTAGGCAAGGTTGTTGGTTGGGTATTTATCGAGGAAGCGTTGCTGCAGGTATGGATTTCTTTAATCTAAGcctgctctctctctcctctttcttttccgtccCCCATTGTTTATTCCTCCTTGTTTTAATGTACATCGTGATGATGAGAATACCATATTTCCAATGCATATACCAGGAAAACAAAGCTTCGTATCTTACTATAACATCAATTATGAACTGTGGTAACCAGAACATTGATTTCGAGAGTTCCCGTCAAGAGGAATTGGAAGAGGTGTATATAACATTGACATCACTTCTGCGCTTTTGCCGGGCCAACCCCAGCGCTTATAACACCAGGCAACTCATTTTGTCCAATGTGAAACAACATCCCAACGGCAGTACCTGCCGCCATGACCACCAGTACACTGATACCTGCaatcaagaagaaaggggAGCTGATATCTCTTTTTTCGC
This window of the Aspergillus flavus chromosome 8, complete sequence genome carries:
- a CDS encoding U-snRNP-associated cyclophilin type peptidyl-prolyl cis-trans isomerase (peptidyl-prolyl cis-trans isomerase, putative) — encoded protein: MDSQVTSSAKTPNPVVFFDITLGGESLGRIKMELFTSITPRTAENFRQFCTGESKSPQGRPQGYKNSKFHRVIKDFMIQGGDFVNGDGTGSRTIYGTPRFQDENFILKHDQPGLLSMANSGPNTNGCQFFITTTATPFLNNKHVVFGQVVEGMDVVRMIENTRTTRDKPNQDVTIIQCGEM
- a CDS encoding uncharacterized protein (of unknown function-domain containing protein), giving the protein MGIISFPLNHPHCFYAMDQSEKRKFEQPTPYPEYGLDNTDKRRRVVGPTLPLSNPADDDTLDSNGENESSDDDDIGPCLPPSGPMETKLVDAKTHGDTPYDPLTEQGHAGEDRSHRDEWMLQPPGSSGRTARVDPTKLRSRKFQSGRSASNSQSGEVDSSWTETPEQKMKRLQDKVMGVSIFGANKDQVTRPARVSQAMQDRIQKYNDAKRKENAAGNMLQPLEECKNFEEDDASSRPFDKEKDMAISSKITNSQRREMINRAADFGSRFSKGNYL
- a CDS encoding alanyl-tRNA synthetase, cytoplasmic, translating into MRAPKLLRDGQLALTHLLSPPRSNPRTFYHLHTSPPPPPLRSALSANTISAPLRMNSNIQSSPEWTAKSVRDAFIQYFQKNGHTFVASAPVVPHSDPTLLFTNAGMNQFKSIFLGTVDPQSDFANLKSAVNTQKCIRAGGKHNDLDDVGKDSYHHTFFEMLGNWSFGDYFKKEAINYSWELMTKIYGLDPQRLYVTYFEGSKEGGLSPDLEAKELWKAVGVPEDHILPGNMKDNFWEMGDQGPCGPCSEIHYDRIGGRNASNLVNQDDPNVLEIWNNVFIQYNRESDRSLKPLPNKHVDTGMGFERLVSVLQNKSSNYDTDVFSPLFQTIKDITGARPYQGRFGVEDADGIDTAYRVVADHVRTLTFAISDGVAPNNEGRGYVIRRVLRRGARYARKYFRVEIGNFFSKIVPTLVDQMGDMFPEVKRKQQDVMEILDEEEISFAKTLDRGERQFEHYAQQAKAKGDDKLHGADVWRLYDTFGFPVDLTRIMAEERGLRIDDTEFEEARSRAKEASKGQKKAAADTVKLDVHDLGKLEKMNDVPKTNDSAKFDRGNITAQVKAIYHGKSFHLSTEQIPEGDQLGLILDRTNFYAEQGGQENDTGRIVIDGQAELEVGDVQLYAGYVLHTGFMKYGSLSVGDEVICEYDELRRWPIRNNHTGTHILNFALKEVLGDGVEQKGSLVAAEKLRFDFSHKSPVTDKDLERIEDISTEYIRQNCAVYSQEVPLATARQISGVRAVFGETYPDPVRVVSVGVELEEILKNVKDPRWEKVSIEFCGGTHVQKTGDIKELVILEESGIAKGIRRIIAVTGEDAHEVQRVALGFEKRLDRLEAMALGPEKEQDAKQIQVDLSQLLISAVQKSRFRERFAHINKQIIDSQKAQQKLESKKALEAITSYFENPENKDKSWLVARLPISANAKAVSESLNHVKSKLQDKTVYVLAADSNQGRVVHGCYMSKAISDQGASASDWAAIVSTAVGGKAGGKGPTSIGNGTNPDKTDEAIALASDYLSKFKL